GGCCTTTTGGCGGCCTGGCATTAGCGAACGCCCTCACCACATTGGTGGAATCCATCGTGCTATATGTGCTGCTGCGGCGCCGGATTGGCACACTCGGCAGCATCCCCGGCCTGGATGATCGCCCAACACAGCGAACAATCACCCGCACGAGTATCGCCACCCTGGTCATGGGCATCGTACTATGGCTCTTGCAGGTCATTCTGCCATTGGACGGTTTTGTCATGGCGATTATTGGGGCCGTTGTTGGGGGCAGCCTGTTCTTCGCTCTAGCGCTGACGCTGCGCATCCCGGAAGCCACCGATTTACTCAATCCATTTATCAAGCGCATTCCTATCGTGAAAAATCTATTCGCACGCTAGATGAACCACACATCAAACGCAAAAAGAGGCAAGCACAAGGCTTACCTCTTTTTTATAGTTATTGCCTAAAGCAATCTGCTAAGCAATCTTAGCGGACTGGCTCGGCCCAGTATGGGTCTACATTGTAGTAGCTATAAACCTCATTCTGGAAATCCGTGTTTGCCATAGAAGGCCAGTTATTCTTATCGAAACCCGGCGCATTCTCCAGACGATCCTTATTCACATCCAGAATGAAATTTTCATTATTCTGGTCAACTGTGAAGGATTCAAAAGGCACAGCAAACAACTTGTCACCAATACCCAGGATGCCACCAAACGACAGAACCGTATACAGGATACGACCCGTATTCAGATCAATCATAAAGTCTTCAATATGACCTAAATCCTGACCCTGAGAATTAACAACATGGGTTCCATTTAATGTGGACGCAGAAAGTGCGCGTGTTATATTCGTATTCATATGTTTCGCTCCTCTTCTCTTGTGCTTCGAGTTCAGAGCCAGTCAAGTTGTGTTAACTGACTACACCTATACTGTATCGGGGTCCCTTAAAAATACGCTTGGTTCAATCCCAAAAAGCCGTAAAAATGTGTTAAACAGTAGATGAGACCCACTAATAAGCGCATTTTCAGGCCTGATTCCCGGTCATAAAAACAAAAAAGGCACGCTGATCGTGCCTCTTAAGTTCTTTCTGTTGGTATATGACTGCTCATTTTTTGATGCGCGAAGGCCTAGACGATGGTGTAATCGTCATTTTTGCGCTTTGCTTTGGGCGCATTCGCATTATCTGACAGGGTCTTCATAGCAAACAGCACAAGCGCCACAGGCAGGATAAACATCCCCAGGCCAAAGACCATTGCCATAATCGTCCCCATTGCAGCAAAGATAACGCCGATAACCGTTCCCAGGACAGTGAAACCAACGCCAACCACAGCACCGATTGTGCCGAAGATCAGGCCAAGTATCCCTTTCAGGATGCCCGTACTCATGAGCAACCACAGGAGACCCAGGCCAACCAAGAATTTTGCAGCGGTATTGTTATCACACCCGCTGTTGATACTGTCATTTTTACGCTTTTCCATGCCTTACGACCTCAATCACTCATCCCAAATGGGCTTGTTTATTCGCTTCTATACTCTCTTTTACGTGACGAAGCCGCTCCAGGTTTCATATTCAATCGCACTTTTACATATTTCTATGATTGTAGCCTGCGATTTTATGACGACCGGGGCGACCATTAAATCAAAAGAGCACGGTCGCCCGCGCTCTTCGAATATCGTGGTTATGGGGTTCTACAAGCTTATTGAATGTGTGCTTCCAGGAACCATAGGTGCTTATCAACAGCGCGGCTAATTTCTGTAAACAGGTCAGACGTGCTGATGTCCCCAGCTTCGTCTGCTGTATCAATCGCTTCGCGGGTCGATTTCGCATAATCTGCCATACGCCCTACCAAAGCACGGACGAACTGCTCGCCTGTCTTCAGGTCGGCGTTCATTTCTTCGAGGGAGCTGTTAGAAGCAGCCATACGAGCCGTACCCATCGCAATCCCACCAAGTGCGGTGGCGCGTTCAGCGACTTCATCCACATATTCCTGGATGACTTCGGCTAATTCATCGAAGTACTCATGCAACTGCATGAAGTCCATGCCCTTGACGTTCCAGTGAGCCTGCTTCACCTGGCTATATAGGTCGAATGTATCGGCAAGCTGCTGATTTAACAGAGCAATCATCTGCTCACGAACATCCTGCGGGATGTCAATGCTTGTAGAGTGCAGCTTCATCTTTGATTTCGTTGCAGTAGCCATGTGTCAGTCCTCCTTAAAAGGTGAATCGTAAACACAATAATTAGATCGAACGAACAGCACGTATCTTACATCGCCTACATAATAGCTGTGTTAACATCAGCGCAAACTCATCGTTTTTTCAAGCAATCTATCACGTTTCCAACAAGCTCACATAAGGGGCCCGTATGAAAAGCATCCTGATCACAGGGGCGACGTCTGGCATTGGCTTAGCAACGGCGCACGCACTGCACAAACAAGGCTGGCATATCCACGGTAGCGGCCTGCCAGAAGACGATTTTACCCACCTGGCAGAGGTCGGCGCACACATCACCCCTGTAAAGCTCGATATCACTGATAACGCAAGCGTACAGCAATTAGTGGCGCAAATTCAAGCACCGCTCAACGCCCTTATGAACAATGCTGGCGTGACGGTACCCGGCGCACTGTTGGATTTAGATATTGAGGCCATTCAACAACAATTTGAGGTTAATGTCTTCGGGCATCTGCGCGTTACACAAACCGTGCTGCCGCTGTTAGCCCCTGATGCCCGTATTGTCATGGTTTCATCTGTGATGGGCCGCGTCGCTATGCCAGCATTGGGTGCCTACAGCATGAGCAAGCACGCTATAGAAGCCATGGCAGATACGCTCCGGCTTGAGCTTGCAGATACATCTATGCGCGTCATCAGCGTGCAAATGGGCGCGATTGATACCCCTCTGACGCAGCATATCGCCCAGAAAATGCAGGAAAAAGCCCATACAAGCGAGCGCTTTACCCGGCTGTATCACGGGATGGTCAGGGCGCTGCAACAACAGGCGCGTTATGCCATACCGCCAGAAAAAGTCGCCAGCGTCATCACCAGGGCCGTGACCAGTAACCAACCCAAAACACGTTACGCCGTTGACCCTGCGACGCGTGGCTTGCTGATGATGCGCAAATATGCCCCAGATGCCCTTGGAGACTGGATATTACGTCGTTCACTGGGTTTATATCCCAAAGAATGAGGACGGTTTAGGATATATCCCAAGGCTTTATCCCAAATTTGGGATAAAGCGGGTTAATGTGGGTTTAATACAACTCAGCCCTGGGGCGTGAGGCTGCCATCGTCATTCAGACGGTTGACGCGCAGTTCAGCTTGATCCAATAAAGACTGGCAGTGTGCGGAAAGCTGCCGCCCTTTTTCATAAAGCGCAACCGCATCATCAAGCGGGACTTCGCCACTTTCAAGCTGTGCGATGACCGTCTCTAGCTGCGCATAGGCCTGTTCAAACGAGAGGTCTGCTAACGCGCCCTGCTCATAAGAGGGTTCGTTTGTATTGTCCATGTGTTTCTTCATCCTCAATTCGTGCTGCTAAAGTGCCGTCTTTCAATCGAATCATCACACCACTGCCTTGAGAGGCATCTTTTATGCTGCGGATCCGTGCGCCATCTTCGCTGCGTGTGACGATAGCATAGCCGCGCGCCAGAATCGCATCCGGGTTCGCAGCCTGTAACGCTTGCTGCCGCGCTTGCAGGCGCTCTTGTAAACGCGAGAAATAGCGTCCCTGGGCACTATGCAGTCGCTCGTACAGATCATCAAGCTGTTGACGCGCCATTCGGACGCTTCGCTGCGGGGAGGCCATTTCCAGGCGACGCTCCTGCGTTATGAGCGTCTGCCGCGCCAGAGCAATACGATCCTGCAATAGGCGCGCCAACAGCAAATCCGTCTGCATCAGATCATAGTAGAGATCGGCCACATTAGGCGTGCTGATTTCCGCAGCGGCGGAAGGCGTCGGCGCACGACGATCCGTGACGAAATCTACAATAGTAAAATCCGTCTCGTGGCCCACACCGCTGACCGTTGGGACACGGCTATCTGCAAGCGCTCGTGCCACACGCTCATCATTGAATGCCCATAAATCTTCAATACTGCCCCCGCCGCGGCAAATCAACAGCACGTCAATATCTGTTTGCTGCAACCGCTCAATAGCGCGTACGATCATCGGCGGCGCTTCGACACCCTGCACCAATGTCGGACTGAGCACCACCTCCGCCAATGGGTAGCGACGGCGCAGCACATTCTGTACATCCTGGAAGGCCGCCGCATCCGGCGAGGTCACAACGCCAATTTTGCGTGGGAAAGCAGGTAAAGGCCGCTTCCGAGCTTCATCAAAGAGGCCCTCAGCCAACAGCTTGGCCTTAATCCGCTCGAACTGCTCATACAGGCTACCCACCCCACCCGCAGGTTGGATCATATCCGCGTAGAGTTGGTATTCACCACGTGCATCATAAACGCTGATACGCCCGTGCACGTTCACGGCGTCGCCTTCGCGCATCTCGATAGATTGACGTACTGCCGCCGAGCGAAACATGACGCATTTTAGCTGGGCGTTATCATCCTTCACGGTAAAGTACCAATGCCCAGACGCTGCCGGACGATAATTCGATACTTCCCCCGTGACCCATACATCCGCTAGCAAATCATCTGATTCCAGCAAATTGCGGATATAAGCTGTGACGCCTGTAATGGAATAGGCGGTTGAATCCATGGCAAACCTCAGCGCGTTGCAATATCGGTTACAAGTATACCAGTATGGAACTGTATCTGTTTAAAAGGATCATTCAAGAGCCGTCAGGAGCACAACACGGGAAAAATTTATATCTTTTTTATCACGAAAGAGGTCAGGAAGGATCGCATGTCATTGCTATAAATAGACACAGATATACAATTTCATAAGTCATTCATTTCAACATCTGTTTCACAGCAACAATTCAACTCAAAGGAGCCTGTTGTGGAAAGGAAGTTGTTTTTTGTCTGTATTGTGCTTTGCTGCATCATCATCCCCACGGTTATCGCCCAACAAGCATCTCTACCAGTACCAGGCACCCCTGAGGACAATGCCTGCAATCCTGGCGGCTCTATGGCCGATAAGTGCAACACAGATATCGATGGGGATGGTATCGTCTCCCAGGAAGAAACAAACTGGGCCTGGAACTGTGGTTGGTATCTCACACGGTGGGAGCAAGCTGGTGGCCACAATGGCACTTATACTTTACCCGATTGGTGCAGGAGCTTGCTGCCCCCCAAGCCAAAATATATCCCTTCAAACGATTCATCTTCTCCAATAGTATCTTCACCCATAGCATCCGCCACAGCGATCTCTGCAACGTCCGTTTCTACGACGGCAACTCCGACAACTAACGCGACAGCCACTGCCACGCTTTCATCTACGCAAACGCCATCCAATACCCCCACCGTTACATCAACCTTCACGGCAACGTATACACCTACAGATACGCCCACCAACACACCCACATATACGCCTACGGATACACCTACCAACACGCCAACGTATACACCTACAGATACGCCCACCAACACACCCACATATACGCCTACGGATACACCCACCAACACGCCAACATATACACCTACAGATATGCCCTGATAGCGCATAGGCCGTATCAAGTGGCTGCTTCAGGCCGGGACCTCAATAAGTCCCTGAATAGGTCGCAATGATTCTTCCGGGGTGATCTCAACAACAGATCACCCCACCGCCCCAGACAATTTGCCTGATCTCATGCAGCCTGACCGAAACATGCCCATCCAAACCGGATGATTGTGCACGCAGGCTATGGTCATGTATTGCACAAACAGATACAATAATTGGCAGTTTAGGAATGTGTGACTTGCGTTATGATGGCATCGACACCATGATGTCAGGACCAGTCCACGACACCACATGCCACAGGGAGCAAGCAAGATGGCTTATCTCAATCAGGAAGAACGCGATAAATTTCTGGATGAAATTAAAGACCTCAAGTTCAATAAGCTGAAGTCCAAATTACGTCATAAAGACCCGAAAAACCGCCTGGCGTACTTCCGCAATGTGCAGGAAACAGGTTATTGGATGACCCGTTACGTCCTGCCCACTTATGGGACACAAGTGACGATTTATGAAACGCGGGATGTTAATAACAAGCAGCACGTCGATTACGCCATTGATAAAATCGTCGTCGAACCAACACCCGATAACCTGTTATAGGCCATCTTTCTCAACTTCGCGATGCCTGAGGCCGTAACATGCTGCCATTCATTGTGTTCCATCCCATAGGTCATATTCGTGCACATGCACAAAACAAGACATATGTAAGAACTACAAAATGGGAAAGGCTTGATGATGTTGCAGACACTTTCGTTAAATCGTAACGAGATGAAGCTCCAGCGCCTTGCAGGGATTGCCCTGTTCACGGTGTTGATGGTGCTCTCAGCAAAAGTTGAAATTTGGTTCGGCAGTCCCGTGCCTTTTACACTACAGGTTATGGTCGCTCTGCTGGCG
The Phototrophicus methaneseepsis DNA segment above includes these coding regions:
- the dps gene encoding DNA starvation/stationary phase protection protein Dps, with product MATATKSKMKLHSTSIDIPQDVREQMIALLNQQLADTFDLYSQVKQAHWNVKGMDFMQLHEYFDELAEVIQEYVDEVAERATALGGIAMGTARMAASNSSLEEMNADLKTGEQFVRALVGRMADYAKSTREAIDTADEAGDISTSDLFTEISRAVDKHLWFLEAHIQ
- the xseB gene encoding exodeoxyribonuclease VII small subunit, encoding MDNTNEPSYEQGALADLSFEQAYAQLETVIAQLESGEVPLDDAVALYEKGRQLSAHCQSLLDQAELRVNRLNDDGSLTPQG
- a CDS encoding PRC-barrel domain-containing protein, which codes for MNTNITRALSASTLNGTHVVNSQGQDLGHIEDFMIDLNTGRILYTVLSFGGILGIGDKLFAVPFESFTVDQNNENFILDVNKDRLENAPGFDKNNWPSMANTDFQNEVYSYYNVDPYWAEPVR
- a CDS encoding SDR family oxidoreductase; the protein is MKSILITGATSGIGLATAHALHKQGWHIHGSGLPEDDFTHLAEVGAHITPVKLDITDNASVQQLVAQIQAPLNALMNNAGVTVPGALLDLDIEAIQQQFEVNVFGHLRVTQTVLPLLAPDARIVMVSSVMGRVAMPALGAYSMSKHAIEAMADTLRLELADTSMRVISVQMGAIDTPLTQHIAQKMQEKAHTSERFTRLYHGMVRALQQQARYAIPPEKVASVITRAVTSNQPKTRYAVDPATRGLLMMRKYAPDALGDWILRRSLGLYPKE
- the xseA gene encoding exodeoxyribonuclease VII large subunit yields the protein MDSTAYSITGVTAYIRNLLESDDLLADVWVTGEVSNYRPAASGHWYFTVKDDNAQLKCVMFRSAAVRQSIEMREGDAVNVHGRISVYDARGEYQLYADMIQPAGGVGSLYEQFERIKAKLLAEGLFDEARKRPLPAFPRKIGVVTSPDAAAFQDVQNVLRRRYPLAEVVLSPTLVQGVEAPPMIVRAIERLQQTDIDVLLICRGGGSIEDLWAFNDERVARALADSRVPTVSGVGHETDFTIVDFVTDRRAPTPSAAAEISTPNVADLYYDLMQTDLLLARLLQDRIALARQTLITQERRLEMASPQRSVRMARQQLDDLYERLHSAQGRYFSRLQERLQARQQALQAANPDAILARGYAIVTRSEDGARIRSIKDASQGSGVMIRLKDGTLAARIEDEETHGQYKRTLL